The proteins below come from a single Prochlorococcus marinus str. MIT 9215 genomic window:
- a CDS encoding pyridoxal-phosphate-dependent aminotransferase family protein, protein MTEAKLFPALNEANLSHFSKTYVPSRLLLGPGPSNAHPEVLSALSLNPIGHLDEAYISLMSDVRQLLRYTWQCNNRLTLPMSGTGSAAMEASIANFIEEGEKILIAKKGYFGDRLVDMAARYKAQVSVIEKPWGEAFTYEEIKYEIETKKPAIFAIVHAETSSGVLQPLDGIGDICRENNCLFLVDAVTSLGALELLVDEWKIDLAYSCSQKGLSCPPGLSPFTMNKRAEEKLSSRKTKVPNWYLDLSLLNKYWGSDRVYHHTAPVNMNFAIREGLRLIANEGLKNVWNRHNTNAKKLWNGLESLGMELHVPEEYRLPTLTTVKIPPAVDGDGFRNHLLRNFGIEIGNGLGELSGKVWRVGLMGFNSCEENVDRLLNLFDTELKKFSIFESSTF, encoded by the coding sequence TTGACAGAGGCAAAACTTTTTCCTGCTTTAAATGAAGCGAATTTATCTCATTTTTCAAAGACTTATGTTCCCTCTAGACTTTTATTAGGCCCTGGGCCTTCAAATGCACATCCAGAAGTCTTAAGCGCTCTTTCTTTGAATCCTATTGGTCATTTAGATGAAGCGTATATCTCATTGATGTCAGACGTCCGGCAACTTTTAAGGTATACCTGGCAGTGCAATAATCGTCTTACACTTCCAATGAGTGGCACTGGTAGTGCAGCTATGGAAGCCTCAATAGCTAATTTTATTGAAGAAGGCGAAAAAATTCTTATTGCTAAAAAAGGATATTTTGGAGATAGATTAGTTGATATGGCCGCCAGATATAAGGCACAAGTTTCCGTTATTGAAAAACCATGGGGTGAGGCTTTCACTTATGAGGAAATTAAATATGAAATAGAGACTAAAAAACCAGCTATTTTTGCTATTGTCCATGCTGAAACATCAAGTGGTGTGTTACAACCTCTTGATGGTATTGGGGATATATGCAGAGAAAATAACTGCTTGTTTTTAGTTGATGCAGTTACTTCACTTGGTGCTTTAGAATTATTGGTAGACGAATGGAAAATTGATTTAGCGTACAGTTGTAGTCAAAAGGGTTTAAGTTGTCCCCCAGGATTGAGCCCCTTTACGATGAATAAAAGAGCTGAAGAAAAACTAAGTTCAAGAAAAACAAAAGTACCTAACTGGTATTTAGATTTATCTCTATTAAATAAATATTGGGGTTCTGATCGTGTTTACCATCATACTGCCCCAGTAAATATGAATTTTGCTATTCGTGAAGGTTTACGATTAATTGCGAATGAGGGTTTAAAAAATGTTTGGAATAGACATAATACTAATGCAAAGAAACTGTGGAATGGTTTAGAGAGTCTTGGAATGGAATTACATGTACCCGAGGAATATAGATTGCCAACTTTAACTACAGTTAAAATACCTCCAGCAGTTGATGGGGATGGTTTTAGAAATCATCTCTTAAGAAACTTTGGAATTGAGATAGGAAATGGACTTGGAGAATTATCCGGTAAGGTGTGGCGTGTGGGGCTAATGGGTTTTAATTCATGTGAGGAGAATGTTGATAGATTATTAAACCTATTTGATACTGAGCTTAAGAAATTCTCTATTTTTGAGTCCTCAACTTTTTAA
- the lspA gene encoding signal peptidase II, producing the protein MNNKIKTKLYFLLLSIFIVLIDQFTKYLIFYKKKLFINKDFLLFKLDFVANYGAAFNILSGSRILLSFISIFFSILLIYLIFRKNPLNSFDLYSYSFILGGTIGNGIDRIYRGFVVDFINLNIINFPVFNIADISINIGFIFLLYNIFKNNR; encoded by the coding sequence ATGAATAATAAAATAAAAACAAAATTATATTTTTTATTATTAAGTATTTTTATTGTTCTAATAGATCAATTCACGAAATATTTAATATTTTATAAAAAAAAATTATTTATTAATAAAGATTTTCTTTTATTCAAATTAGACTTTGTAGCAAATTACGGGGCAGCATTTAACATACTTAGTGGTAGTAGAATATTATTATCTTTTATAAGTATTTTTTTTTCAATATTACTTATTTATTTAATATTTAGGAAAAATCCTTTAAATTCATTCGATCTTTATTCTTATAGCTTTATTCTTGGCGGAACTATTGGTAATGGTATAGATAGGATATATAGAGGTTTTGTTGTTGATTTTATAAATTTAAATATTATCAATTTTCCAGTATTTAACATTGCTGATATATCTATTAACATTGGCTTTATTTTTTTACTATATAACATTTTTAAAAATAATCGATAA
- a CDS encoding ATP-binding protein, whose protein sequence is MSLFRGKNILKKFFKRPKINWSNYEFESSLQLNEFVDQLLEPIKNSQSSYLIKLGLHEALVNAVKHGNKLDPKKNIRVRRIITPNWCVWQIQDQGNGLEIKKRDYKLPKKVSSVNGRGLYIINECFDDIRWSSKGNRLQLALKR, encoded by the coding sequence ATGTCCTTATTTCGGGGCAAAAATATTTTAAAAAAATTTTTTAAAAGACCAAAGATTAACTGGTCAAACTACGAATTCGAATCATCATTACAGTTAAATGAATTTGTCGATCAATTATTAGAACCTATTAAAAATTCTCAATCAAGTTACCTTATAAAACTTGGTTTACATGAAGCTCTAGTTAACGCAGTAAAACATGGAAATAAATTAGATCCTAAAAAAAATATTCGAGTAAGGAGAATAATTACTCCTAATTGGTGTGTTTGGCAAATTCAAGATCAAGGTAATGGCTTAGAAATAAAAAAAAGAGACTATAAATTACCAAAAAAAGTAAGTAGTGTAAATGGCCGAGGCCTCTACATTATTAATGAATGTTTTGATGATATTAGATGGAGTAGTAAAGGTAATAGACTTCAGTTGGCTTTAAAAAGGTGA
- the psb28 gene encoding photosystem II reaction center protein Psb28 produces MTANKTAKIQFYEGTDEPVVPEIRLTRSKDGTTGQALFLFEKPQALSSITDGEITGMRMIDSEGEILTKEVKVKFVDGEPIYLEAVYIWKNSSDFDRFMRFANSYAKSNGLGYSEKK; encoded by the coding sequence ATGACAGCAAATAAAACTGCAAAAATACAATTTTATGAAGGAACTGATGAACCAGTCGTTCCTGAAATAAGACTGACTAGGAGTAAGGATGGTACTACCGGCCAAGCATTATTTTTGTTCGAAAAACCTCAGGCATTATCTTCAATTACAGACGGTGAAATTACAGGTATGCGCATGATTGATTCTGAAGGTGAAATACTAACTAAGGAAGTTAAAGTAAAATTTGTTGATGGAGAGCCCATATATCTAGAAGCAGTTTATATTTGGAAAAACTCATCAGACTTTGATAGATTTATGAGATTTGCAAATAGTTATGCCAAATCAAATGGATTAGGATATTCTGAGAAGAAGTAG
- a CDS encoding class I SAM-dependent methyltransferase: MARESISKIAYKTLQQSKSIAGFAHKQISSRLMNFILPDSKLENFNIDKDLLMQIQNSMDILREEDWNDAEKNIYPKKLLFDEPWLRYLTLYPKIWLDMPNTWDRRRKQNFDDLPKSIDKENYPQYYLRNFHHQTDGYLSDFSASIYDLQVEILFNGSADSMRRRIIKPIKEGLENFRDRKKSSIKILDVATGSGRTLKQLRAAFPKEKITGIDLSDSYLKEASRYISDLDGDLIQLIKGNAEELPFENDSFQCISCVYLFHELPRTIRAKVLNEYFRVLEPGGILVLADSIQISDSPDFTSVMESFYKSFHEPFYCDYIKEDIDSKMEEIGFKNVKSNSFFMTKVWSAVK; this comes from the coding sequence ATGGCTAGGGAATCTATTTCAAAAATTGCATATAAAACGCTACAACAAAGTAAAAGCATTGCAGGTTTCGCTCACAAGCAGATCAGTTCAAGATTAATGAATTTTATTCTTCCCGATTCGAAACTTGAAAATTTTAATATTGATAAAGATCTTCTAATGCAAATCCAAAATTCAATGGATATCTTAAGAGAAGAAGATTGGAATGATGCAGAAAAAAACATATATCCTAAAAAATTACTTTTTGACGAGCCATGGCTTAGATATCTAACTCTCTATCCTAAAATTTGGCTCGATATGCCTAATACATGGGATAGACGCAGAAAACAAAACTTTGATGATCTTCCAAAATCAATTGATAAAGAGAATTATCCTCAATATTATTTGAGAAATTTTCATCATCAAACAGATGGTTATTTATCAGATTTTTCAGCTAGCATTTATGACCTACAAGTAGAAATACTTTTCAATGGAAGTGCTGACTCAATGAGGAGAAGAATAATTAAGCCAATAAAAGAAGGACTTGAAAATTTTAGAGATAGAAAAAAAAGTTCTATAAAAATACTTGATGTGGCTACGGGATCAGGAAGAACATTAAAACAATTAAGAGCCGCATTTCCTAAAGAAAAAATTACTGGGATTGATTTATCTGATTCATACTTAAAAGAGGCAAGTAGGTATATTTCAGATTTAGATGGAGATTTAATTCAGTTAATCAAAGGTAATGCTGAAGAATTACCTTTTGAAAATGATAGTTTTCAATGTATTTCTTGTGTTTACTTATTTCATGAATTACCTAGAACAATTAGAGCTAAAGTATTAAATGAATATTTTAGAGTTCTTGAACCCGGGGGGATATTAGTATTAGCTGATTCAATTCAAATAAGTGATTCACCTGACTTTACATCAGTAATGGAAAGCTTCTATAAATCTTTTCATGAACCTTTTTATTGTGATTACATAAAAGAGGATATAGATTCTAAAATGGAGGAAATAGGGTTTAAAAATGTAAAATCAAATTCTTTTTTCATGACCAAAGTATGGTCTGCTGTAAAGTAA
- the mnmH gene encoding tRNA 2-selenouridine(34) synthase MnmH: protein MYFKRKELEKFRSFKGPLIDVRSPGEYYKGNMPNSINIPLFDNDERSIIGTIYKKEGREKAVIEGLKFVEKKMELLLDTLFMYIDSYKNISNDNNKELFIRIYCSRGGMRSQSIAWLLEKFKFNIYTLNGGYKIYRRWVLNSFSKKLNIVVIGGKTGTGKTRLLSLLEKNKYQTIDLEGFACHRGSTFGGLGMKEQPSNEQYENKIAEKINSFKFSNNIFVEAESANIGKCKIPHELFNQMKNSKRIEILRSESNRLEELINTYSVFKKEELRESVLRIKKRLGPQRTKIALESINNEKWEIVCRSVLDYYDKCYEYEKVGKTNIKLLDLTDRKYDERILKLINNIL, encoded by the coding sequence ATGTATTTCAAAAGAAAAGAACTAGAGAAATTTAGAAGTTTCAAAGGACCACTTATAGATGTTAGAAGCCCAGGAGAATATTATAAAGGAAACATGCCTAATTCTATTAACATTCCACTATTTGATAATGATGAGAGATCAATAATTGGGACGATTTATAAAAAAGAAGGTAGAGAAAAAGCTGTAATAGAGGGATTAAAATTTGTTGAGAAGAAAATGGAATTACTTCTAGATACTTTATTTATGTATATTGACTCTTATAAAAACATTTCTAATGATAATAATAAAGAACTTTTTATAAGAATATATTGTTCAAGGGGGGGTATGCGGTCACAAAGTATTGCTTGGTTACTAGAAAAATTTAAATTTAATATCTATACACTTAATGGAGGATATAAAATATATAGAAGATGGGTATTAAATAGTTTTTCAAAAAAGTTGAACATTGTAGTGATTGGTGGAAAAACAGGAACTGGGAAGACAAGACTATTATCATTACTAGAGAAAAATAAATATCAAACAATTGATCTAGAAGGATTTGCTTGTCATAGAGGAAGTACATTTGGAGGTTTAGGAATGAAGGAACAACCTTCAAATGAACAATATGAAAATAAAATTGCTGAAAAAATAAATTCTTTTAAATTCTCTAATAATATTTTTGTAGAAGCTGAAAGTGCAAATATAGGAAAATGCAAAATCCCTCATGAATTATTCAATCAGATGAAAAATTCTAAGAGAATTGAAATTTTAAGAAGCGAATCTAATAGATTAGAAGAGTTAATAAATACTTATAGTGTTTTTAAGAAAGAGGAACTCCGAGAATCTGTATTAAGAATAAAAAAAAGATTAGGACCACAAAGAACAAAAATAGCTCTTGAATCAATTAATAATGAGAAATGGGAAATAGTTTGCAGATCAGTTCTAGATTATTACGATAAGTGTTATGAATATGAAAAGGTTGGGAAAACAAATATAAAATTATTAGATTTAACTGACAGAAAATATGACGAAAGGATCCTAAAATTAATAAATAATATTTTATAA
- a CDS encoding pyridoxal phosphate-dependent decarboxylase family protein, whose translation MAEDLINNKDIYYPSYLGTNDKLITLLNRASQTLCDWYSKSDKNGPLPFDECFKCIMPTEDSDSEEVLFSEIESLLNNSFNPIHPGSLAHLDPPPLIFSILGDLIAAGLNNNLLAYELSPSLTLLEESLCKWFAKKIGFNDFSGGIAASGGTLSNLNALIAARNNAGLGTNSNSVLLVSEDAHSSFVKCIRVMGLDSTNLVRIKTDNQGRMDINDLRKSLDKCSIENKKIFAIVATLGTTVRGAIDPINEISEICKQRNIWLHIDGSIGGIFAITSIPIEGLNYINQANSITINPQKIIGITKTSSLLLVSNMSTLKNTFNTGLPYISSKENIINRGEIGIQGSRPAEVIKLWLGLRFLGLNGIENILESTIKRKDFFLKNISKNKFDIYSGPLHIVSFLPKKLEPKDSDSWTQTKVNELIKNNFMLSRPKFKGKYFLRVVMGNYNTKEYHIEELLRLLDA comes from the coding sequence ATGGCTGAAGATTTAATTAATAATAAAGATATATATTACCCCTCATATTTAGGGACTAATGACAAATTGATTACTCTTCTGAATAGAGCAAGTCAAACTCTTTGTGACTGGTATTCTAAATCAGATAAAAATGGTCCTTTACCTTTTGATGAGTGTTTCAAATGCATTATGCCTACGGAAGATAGTGACTCTGAAGAAGTTTTGTTTTCTGAGATTGAATCTCTTTTGAATAATTCGTTTAATCCCATTCATCCTGGTTCACTAGCTCACCTTGATCCCCCACCTTTAATCTTCTCTATTTTGGGAGATTTAATAGCTGCTGGTTTAAATAATAATCTTCTCGCTTACGAGTTATCACCAAGTTTAACTTTGCTTGAGGAATCATTATGCAAATGGTTTGCAAAAAAAATAGGGTTTAATGATTTCTCAGGAGGTATAGCTGCTAGTGGAGGTACATTAAGTAATCTGAATGCACTTATAGCAGCTAGAAATAATGCTGGATTAGGAACAAATTCTAATTCTGTATTACTTGTTAGTGAAGATGCTCATTCTTCCTTCGTTAAATGTATAAGAGTAATGGGTCTTGATTCTACGAATCTTGTCAGGATTAAAACTGATAATCAAGGTCGAATGGATATAAACGATCTCAGAAAGTCTTTAGATAAATGTTCAATAGAAAATAAAAAAATATTTGCTATTGTTGCAACCCTTGGGACAACTGTAAGAGGAGCCATTGATCCTATTAATGAAATAAGTGAAATCTGCAAACAAAGAAACATATGGTTACATATTGATGGTTCAATAGGAGGGATTTTTGCAATTACGTCTATTCCAATAGAAGGCTTAAATTATATTAATCAGGCTAATTCGATAACGATAAACCCACAAAAGATCATTGGCATAACAAAAACTTCTTCTTTGTTATTAGTTTCAAATATGAGTACTCTAAAAAATACTTTTAATACTGGACTACCATATATATCTTCTAAGGAAAATATTATAAATAGAGGAGAAATAGGCATACAAGGTTCAAGACCTGCAGAGGTTATCAAACTATGGCTTGGATTACGTTTTTTAGGTCTGAATGGAATAGAAAATATATTAGAGTCGACAATTAAAAGAAAAGATTTTTTTCTAAAAAATATTAGTAAAAATAAATTTGATATATATTCAGGTCCTCTCCATATTGTTTCATTTTTACCAAAGAAACTCGAGCCAAAAGACTCTGATTCATGGACTCAAACTAAAGTAAATGAACTAATTAAAAATAACTTTATGCTTTCTAGACCAAAATTTAAAGGTAAATATTTTTTACGGGTTGTCATGGGAAATTACAATACAAAAGAATATCACATTGAAGAACTTTTGAGACTTTTAGATGCTTAA
- a CDS encoding GTP-binding protein, with translation MNYLKLRYIKYLVIILFLYILFSIFIRIVNIYTLLFLIAIIYIFYNIDKKLFKKIVYKVIYKNKKNTLSSKNTYGAAKISLEGVEKINEKINDKVKVELLNYQKNKLESQLKTGDYNVTLFGAGSSGKTSLVRSLLKNIVGQTSAKIGTTKQINSYKIRIPILKRNINIVDTPGLFEPSKLGEEREKATIIQASNSDLVLFVLDQDINKYENYLIEELIKLRKKIIIVLNKCDLRSRDENKLIKENIISITSARKNKISVVQTIAVPQRSSYVKSDTLNLVPEVGSLFREIIETLDNNGEELLADNILFRSNKLGIKSKNFVQEQRFLMSNKVINKYMWITGGVILVNPLPAVDFLTTTSVNLQMIMELSKIYEIKLTKKDAKDLATSLLSALAKQGILKGGLAILSPALATSLTKIILSKSIQSVTAGWLIRIVGLSLIEYFKNGQDWGDGGIQEVVDKIYRISKREEILNKFVKEAISKIEMKKYFKSNKSLPQFNK, from the coding sequence ATGAATTACTTGAAATTAAGGTATATAAAGTATCTAGTAATAATATTATTTCTATATATTTTATTTTCGATATTTATAAGAATAGTAAATATTTATACCCTTTTATTTTTAATAGCAATTATTTATATTTTTTATAATATTGATAAAAAATTATTTAAAAAAATAGTATATAAAGTTATATATAAAAATAAAAAAAATACACTTTCATCAAAAAATACATATGGCGCTGCCAAGATAAGTTTGGAAGGGGTCGAGAAAATTAATGAAAAAATTAATGATAAAGTAAAAGTTGAATTGTTAAATTACCAAAAAAATAAACTAGAGTCACAATTAAAAACAGGAGATTATAATGTTACTCTTTTTGGAGCAGGTTCCTCAGGAAAAACATCATTAGTAAGATCCTTATTGAAAAATATTGTTGGACAAACTTCAGCAAAAATAGGCACAACAAAGCAAATTAATAGCTATAAAATTCGTATCCCAATCTTAAAAAGAAATATTAATATAGTGGATACTCCGGGTTTATTCGAACCATCTAAATTAGGAGAAGAGAGAGAAAAAGCAACAATTATCCAAGCATCAAATTCTGACTTAGTTCTTTTTGTGTTAGATCAGGACATAAATAAATACGAAAACTATCTAATTGAGGAATTAATAAAATTAAGGAAAAAAATAATAATAGTTCTAAATAAATGTGATTTGAGGTCAAGAGATGAAAATAAACTCATCAAAGAAAATATAATTTCTATAACTTCCGCTAGAAAAAATAAAATTTCAGTTGTTCAAACAATTGCAGTACCTCAACGATCTAGCTATGTAAAATCAGATACCTTAAATCTAGTTCCAGAAGTAGGAAGTTTATTTAGAGAAATAATTGAAACACTAGATAATAATGGCGAAGAGTTATTGGCGGATAACATTCTGTTTCGCTCAAATAAGTTAGGTATTAAAAGTAAAAATTTTGTGCAAGAACAACGATTTTTAATGTCCAATAAAGTGATAAATAAATATATGTGGATTACAGGAGGAGTAATACTAGTTAATCCACTACCAGCTGTTGATTTTCTTACTACTACTTCCGTAAACCTTCAAATGATAATGGAATTATCAAAAATATATGAAATAAAGCTTACAAAAAAAGATGCTAAAGATTTAGCAACTTCATTGCTAAGCGCATTAGCTAAACAAGGAATACTAAAAGGGGGTCTCGCTATTCTTTCTCCTGCTTTAGCTACAAGCTTGACTAAAATAATATTATCTAAATCTATACAATCAGTTACAGCAGGCTGGTTAATAAGAATTGTAGGACTAAGTTTGATTGAATATTTTAAAAATGGGCAAGATTGGGGTGATGGAGGTATTCAAGAAGTAGTAGATAAGATCTATAGAATAAGTAAGAGAGAGGAGATTTTAAACAAATTCGTCAAAGAAGCTATATCAAAAATTGAAATGAAAAAGTATTTTAAATCAAATAAAAGTTTGCCTCAATTTAATAAGTAA
- the glnA gene encoding type I glutamate--ammonia ligase, whose translation MSKSPQDVLSQIKDEGIELIDLKFADIHGKWQHLTLTSDMIEEDSFTEGLAFDGSSIRGWKAINASDMSMVPDASTAWIDPFYKHKTLSMICSIQEPRSGEPYDRCPRYLAQKAIKYLESTGIADTAFFGPEPEFFLFDDVRYDSKEGSCFYSVDTIEAPWNTGRIEEGGNLGYKIQYKEGYFPVSPNDTAQDIRSEMLLLMGELGIPTEKHHHEVAGAGQHELGMKFDSLINSADNVMTYKYVVRNVAKKYGKTATFMPKPVFNDNGTGMHVHQSLWKSGQPLFFGEGAYANLSQTARWYIGGILKHAPSFLAFTNPTTNSYKRLVPGFEAPVNLVYSEGNRSAAVRIPLTGPSPKAKRLEFRSGDALANPYLAFSVMMLAGIDGIKNQIDPGDGVDVDLFELPADELAKIDTVPSSLNDSLNALKADNEYLLAGGVFTEDFIDNFIDIKYEEVQQLRQRPHPHEFFMYYDA comes from the coding sequence ATGTCTAAATCTCCACAAGATGTTTTAAGTCAAATTAAAGATGAAGGAATTGAACTTATCGATTTAAAATTCGCAGACATCCATGGTAAATGGCAACACTTAACTCTTACATCAGACATGATAGAAGAGGATTCATTTACAGAAGGTCTAGCATTTGATGGCTCATCAATAAGAGGTTGGAAAGCAATTAATGCCTCCGATATGTCAATGGTCCCTGATGCAAGTACAGCATGGATAGATCCTTTTTATAAACATAAAACTCTAAGTATGATTTGCTCTATCCAAGAGCCTAGAAGCGGTGAACCTTATGATAGATGCCCAAGATATTTAGCTCAAAAGGCTATTAAATACCTAGAATCAACTGGGATAGCCGATACAGCATTTTTTGGACCGGAACCAGAATTCTTCTTATTTGATGATGTTAGATACGACTCAAAAGAAGGTTCGTGCTTTTACAGTGTAGATACAATTGAAGCTCCTTGGAACACAGGAAGAATTGAAGAAGGTGGAAATTTAGGATACAAGATCCAATACAAAGAAGGTTATTTCCCAGTTTCTCCGAATGATACTGCGCAAGACATCAGATCTGAAATGCTACTTTTAATGGGTGAATTAGGTATTCCCACAGAAAAGCATCACCATGAAGTTGCTGGCGCCGGCCAACACGAACTTGGAATGAAATTCGATTCGTTAATAAATTCTGCAGATAACGTAATGACTTATAAATACGTTGTCAGGAATGTTGCTAAAAAATACGGGAAAACTGCAACATTTATGCCCAAGCCTGTATTTAACGATAATGGAACTGGAATGCATGTTCACCAAAGTTTATGGAAGAGTGGTCAGCCATTATTTTTTGGTGAAGGAGCATATGCAAATTTATCTCAAACAGCAAGATGGTACATCGGAGGCATACTTAAACATGCTCCATCCTTCTTAGCATTTACCAACCCAACTACAAATAGTTACAAACGATTGGTTCCAGGATTCGAAGCGCCTGTAAATCTAGTTTATTCTGAGGGTAATAGATCAGCTGCAGTAAGAATTCCTTTAACAGGTCCAAGCCCTAAAGCTAAAAGATTAGAATTCCGATCAGGTGACGCACTTGCAAATCCTTACTTAGCATTTTCTGTAATGATGCTTGCTGGTATTGATGGCATTAAAAATCAAATTGATCCTGGTGATGGAGTGGATGTAGATTTATTTGAACTTCCAGCTGATGAACTTGCCAAAATTGATACAGTACCTTCATCATTAAATGACTCACTTAATGCGCTAAAAGCAGATAATGAATATCTATTAGCTGGTGGTGTATTTACTGAAGATTTTATTGATAACTTTATTGATATAAAATACGAAGAGGTACAACAATTAAGACAAAGACCTCATCCACATGAATTCTTCATGTATTACGATGCATAA
- a CDS encoding DUF6439 family protein — translation MTHWDKDTIQLVQSLNDKLKIDHSKWHKDKGNKYKRSAELISAGLCHLIISCNENETIEYIEESIKWLKEINVDQPCPSKNHLFKAN, via the coding sequence ATGACCCATTGGGATAAAGATACTATTCAGCTTGTTCAAAGTCTTAATGACAAATTAAAAATTGATCATTCTAAATGGCATAAAGATAAAGGAAATAAATATAAACGATCTGCAGAACTAATTTCGGCGGGATTATGTCATCTAATTATTTCTTGTAATGAGAATGAGACTATTGAGTATATAGAAGAAAGTATTAAATGGTTAAAAGAAATTAATGTAGATCAACCTTGCCCTAGTAAAAATCACCTTTTTAAAGCCAACTGA
- a CDS encoding nucleoside deaminase, with product MRYIFENENSNKDLQKNTNNSKYTLWMNSLLRRSIEIGKVELPICSIILDERGRCIGRGVNRRNINKDPLGHAEIMALRQASLIKNDWRFNECTIITNLEPCTMCSSALIQARMGKVIFGAYDKKRGGLGGSIDLSKHESAHHKMEIIGGLLEDECSKILQIWFKKLRTQK from the coding sequence ATGAGATATATTTTTGAAAATGAAAATAGTAATAAAGATCTTCAAAAAAACACAAATAATTCTAAATACACTTTGTGGATGAATTCGTTATTAAGAAGATCCATAGAGATTGGAAAAGTTGAGCTACCAATTTGTTCAATAATTTTAGATGAGAGAGGAAGATGTATCGGGAGAGGGGTTAACAGAAGGAATATAAATAAAGACCCATTAGGTCATGCTGAGATAATGGCACTTAGGCAGGCATCTCTAATAAAAAATGATTGGAGATTTAATGAATGTACTATTATTACAAATTTAGAACCTTGTACTATGTGTTCCTCTGCTCTTATTCAAGCCCGGATGGGTAAAGTTATTTTTGGAGCTTACGATAAGAAAAGAGGTGGATTGGGTGGCTCAATTGACCTATCAAAACATGAAAGTGCTCATCATAAAATGGAAATAATTGGAGGCCTCCTAGAAGATGAATGCAGTAAAATTTTACAGATTTGGTTTAAAAAGTTGAGGACTCAAAAATAG
- a CDS encoding GUN4 domain-containing protein, which produces MNNKEQDNYSNATLDLIKKFVDSNQRKRINLLTQIESEFENIYKLGPKLFEIFDKNGDDWAAGWLLQVLKKNKPQFFENSKFNNWFTTYSDMDINYEELQLMLVEQKFEEADRLTSSYLRKLAGKLAEKRGYVFYSEVKNMSGKDLQTIDRLWTIYSTGRFGFSIQAKILKSVGKKYELMWPKIGWKKEGLWTRYPGSFCWSLDAPDGHMPLINQLRGVRLMDSILRHPAIAERHKNIL; this is translated from the coding sequence ATGAATAACAAAGAACAAGATAACTATAGTAATGCTACATTAGATCTGATAAAAAAATTTGTTGATTCCAATCAAAGAAAAAGAATAAATTTATTAACTCAAATCGAATCTGAATTCGAAAATATTTATAAACTTGGTCCTAAATTGTTTGAAATATTTGATAAGAATGGAGACGACTGGGCTGCTGGTTGGTTATTGCAAGTTTTAAAAAAAAATAAACCTCAATTCTTTGAGAATTCTAAATTCAATAATTGGTTTACTACTTATTCAGATATGGATATTAATTATGAAGAATTGCAATTAATGTTAGTGGAGCAAAAATTTGAAGAGGCTGATAGATTAACAAGTTCTTACCTGCGAAAATTAGCTGGAAAATTAGCTGAAAAACGCGGATATGTTTTCTATAGTGAAGTTAAGAATATGTCAGGTAAAGATTTGCAAACAATTGACAGATTATGGACTATTTATTCTACAGGTAGATTTGGATTCTCAATTCAAGCAAAGATTTTAAAATCAGTAGGAAAAAAATATGAATTAATGTGGCCGAAAATAGGCTGGAAAAAAGAGGGTTTATGGACTAGATATCCTGGATCTTTTTGCTGGTCATTAGATGCTCCTGATGGACATATGCCTTTAATAAATCAACTAAGAGGAGTAAGACTTATGGATTCAATACTTAGGCATCCTGCAATTGCAGAAAGACATAAAAATATTCTTTAA